Proteins encoded together in one Spirochaetota bacterium window:
- a CDS encoding RNA polymerase sigma factor has protein sequence MGTPNTIPAVPADDIILISGIRQNNMRCYRLFQEKYFGYIRHLFGQWVNDTSDAEELSCDVLAKVIGAIERYDPARGSLKLWIYVIAINTRNDYLRRLAAAEEAVATVSLDEPVTSGSDILRIDMLADNNTGSSDLPPSSYADNPGLQAAQAVINALPIDHRYILQLYSDGYTSSEIAQAIEKPAGTVRSICSRLIATIRSAYE, from the coding sequence ATGGGAACCCCGAACACAATACCGGCCGTGCCGGCTGACGACATCATCCTCATCTCCGGGATACGCCAGAATAATATGCGCTGCTATCGCCTCTTCCAGGAAAAGTATTTCGGCTATATCCGCCATCTCTTCGGGCAATGGGTGAACGATACGTCCGACGCCGAAGAATTGTCCTGTGACGTTCTGGCCAAGGTCATAGGCGCGATAGAGCGATATGATCCCGCTCGCGGGAGCCTTAAGCTTTGGATATATGTAATAGCCATCAATACCCGCAACGACTATCTGCGGCGGCTTGCCGCGGCGGAGGAAGCAGTGGCGACCGTATCGCTTGACGAGCCGGTCACTTCCGGCAGCGACATACTCCGCATCGATATGCTTGCGGACAATAACACCGGGAGTTCCGACCTTCCGCCGTCATCGTATGCCGATAATCCCGGCCTTCAGGCGGCACAGGCGGTCATCAATGCGCTCCCCATCGACCATCGGTATATACTGCAGCTCTATTCAGACGGGTATACTTCGTCCGAGATAGCCCAAGCCATTGAGAAACCGGCGGGGACGGTTCGGAGCATCTGCTCTCGGCTTATCGCGACTATTCGTTCCGCGTATGAGA
- a CDS encoding BtrH N-terminal domain-containing protein translates to MVIENVKSFEGQHCETTATGTLLYQLNIEFSEPMLFGLGQGLSFIFWNMKTMDFPFIGGRVKPDVLTENIAKNLNCKLIVNETSSKQKAWDNVKELIDKGQITGLKLDSYYLEYFSEPIHFAGHYVAIYGYDDKYAFLVDTKPNGCKVKTSLKSLSLARSEKGPMSSKNLYYTLQKTDKNFDLNTAIIAAIRNNANEYLNPPISNISYKGIFKTSSEIIKWFKQSKNIKNEFKTSAMLMEKAGTGGALFRNLYRDFLKESYELIKLDKIKSAHQAFVEIAGLWTSVSGLFTKVSQTKNIQYIQQASDILKTISAKEKSAMEILVQI, encoded by the coding sequence ATGGTAATAGAAAATGTTAAATCATTTGAAGGCCAACATTGTGAAACGACAGCTACAGGAACTTTATTATATCAGCTTAATATTGAATTTTCAGAACCTATGCTTTTTGGTTTAGGCCAGGGTCTTAGTTTTATTTTTTGGAATATGAAAACTATGGATTTCCCTTTTATAGGAGGCCGTGTAAAACCAGATGTATTAACTGAAAATATTGCGAAAAACTTAAACTGCAAATTGATTGTTAACGAAACATCATCAAAACAAAAGGCGTGGGACAATGTAAAGGAACTTATAGACAAAGGTCAAATAACAGGTTTGAAACTGGATTCTTATTATCTTGAATATTTTTCTGAACCTATCCATTTTGCAGGACATTATGTTGCAATTTATGGTTATGATGATAAGTATGCTTTTTTAGTTGACACAAAACCAAACGGGTGTAAAGTTAAAACATCATTAAAAAGTTTATCCCTGGCAAGGTCTGAAAAAGGGCCGATGTCATCAAAAAATTTGTATTACACTTTACAAAAAACTGATAAAAATTTTGATTTAAATACAGCCATTATTGCTGCAATCAGAAATAATGCAAATGAATATCTCAATCCGCCAATTTCTAATATTTCCTATAAAGGGATTTTTAAAACAAGTTCTGAAATAATTAAATGGTTCAAACAAAGCAAAAATATTAAAAATGAGTTTAAAACTTCAGCCATGCTTATGGAAAAAGCAGGAACAGGCGGTGCTTTATTCAGGAATTTATACAGGGATTTTTTAAAAGAAAGTTATGAATTGATAAAGCTTGATAAAATAAAATCAGCACACCAGGCATTTGTTGAAATTGCCGGACTTTGGACTTCTGTTTCAGGTTTGTTCACTAAGGTCAGTCAGACAAAAAATATTCAATATATTCAGCAAGCATCTGATATTTTAAAAACAATATCAGCAAAAGAAAAAAGTGCAATGGAAATATTAGTGCAAATATAG
- a CDS encoding cellulase family glycosylhydrolase, translating into MNSIFSTGNAFTPAGKMTTRSSRVSDASRFSIGFECLDRKMFDDRKMYPNLANLGVKWARVQTGWSQCEKEKGVFDFAWLDAIVDTLLSIGIQPWFNCTYGNQLYTPEATHQTAIGWTPMYKAEAAEGWVRFVARLAKHYKGRVTHFEIWNEPDLNGHAHFWRPYTRDPFKYTELVKISAASIRKANPQAFIIGGAFAHGLDTYVEDCLNCGIADVSDAITYHFYGKNPDEKYEDYAKKVRETVHRRRSIPVWQGESGVPSGMQTEQAMAGIPWTEEAQAKWLLRRSLLDVINNTPFISYFHAADFSHYITDRFVEHTYYYGVMRADGSMKPSFQAYQSICSLFGDATKYRGHEGGYLFDANGDIKGVPVHAFFRNGKGLTVFWKGVDLLEPYAPPNVSIRIPHEHATGMTDPVIIDTITQEVFRITKKEKREREWVFSDIPLIDYPIIITDATTVL; encoded by the coding sequence ATGAACTCGATATTCAGTACAGGGAATGCGTTCACCCCCGCAGGGAAGATGACCACTCGGTCTTCACGTGTAAGCGACGCGAGCCGGTTTTCCATCGGCTTTGAATGCCTCGACCGGAAGATGTTCGACGACAGGAAGATGTACCCGAACCTCGCGAACCTCGGTGTGAAATGGGCGCGCGTGCAGACGGGATGGTCTCAGTGCGAGAAAGAAAAAGGCGTTTTCGATTTCGCCTGGCTCGATGCCATCGTCGATACGCTTCTTTCCATCGGCATTCAGCCGTGGTTCAACTGTACCTACGGCAATCAGCTCTATACCCCGGAAGCGACGCATCAAACCGCCATCGGATGGACGCCGATGTACAAAGCCGAGGCCGCGGAAGGATGGGTGCGTTTCGTTGCACGGTTAGCGAAGCATTATAAAGGCCGCGTAACGCATTTTGAGATATGGAATGAACCGGACCTCAACGGGCATGCGCATTTCTGGCGGCCGTATACACGCGACCCGTTCAAGTATACCGAGCTCGTGAAGATAAGCGCTGCATCGATACGGAAAGCGAACCCCCAGGCATTCATCATCGGCGGGGCGTTCGCGCACGGCCTCGATACGTATGTCGAAGACTGCCTCAATTGCGGCATCGCGGACGTTTCCGACGCGATAACCTATCATTTCTACGGAAAGAACCCGGACGAGAAGTACGAGGACTATGCGAAGAAAGTGCGCGAGACGGTACACCGCCGGAGATCGATACCCGTATGGCAGGGCGAATCGGGCGTGCCGTCGGGTATGCAGACAGAACAGGCCATGGCTGGTATTCCGTGGACGGAGGAGGCGCAGGCGAAATGGCTGCTCCGCCGGTCGCTCCTGGATGTGATAAATAATACGCCGTTCATATCGTATTTCCACGCGGCGGATTTCTCGCATTACATCACCGATCGTTTCGTGGAGCATACGTATTATTACGGCGTGATGCGCGCGGACGGATCGATGAAGCCGTCGTTTCAGGCGTATCAGTCCATCTGCAGCTTGTTCGGTGACGCGACAAAGTACCGGGGGCATGAAGGCGGGTATCTGTTCGATGCGAACGGCGATATCAAAGGCGTCCCGGTGCATGCGTTCTTCCGCAATGGAAAAGGCTTGACCGTGTTCTGGAAGGGGGTCGATCTTCTTGAGCCGTATGCGCCGCCCAACGTATCGATACGCATACCGCATGAGCATGCGACGGGAATGACGGACCCGGTCATCATCGACACGATAACGCAGGAGGTGTTCCGTATCACGAAAAAAG